The sequence CTCGGTGGTGCTTGCCAGTGTCGCGGTGGCCATGGCCGCACGCCGCCATACTGCGCGCCACCTCGACGATGCCGCGGTGCTGCGTTGTCTCGGCGCCAGCCAGCGCGAGATCGCCAGCCTGCACCTGCTCGCCCTGCTGCTGCTGGCCGTGCTCGCCTCCACGCTCGGCATCACACTTGCATACGCGCTGCAGTCGTTCGCCGGCGACAGTCTGGAACGTACGCTCGGCATCAATGTGCCCGCCGCCGGCCCGCTGCCGGCCTTGTATGGCGCGGCGGTCGGCTTCACCGTGTTGATCAGCTTCGCGTTGCCGCCCGTGCTGGCGCTGCGCCGCGTGCCGGCACTGCGCGTATTGCGTCGGGACATCCCGCTGACCGAAACCAGCGCCATCGTCACCACCGTGGTCGGCCTGTGCGGCTTGGTCGCGCTGCTGTGGTGGAAATCCGGTTCGGCCGAACTCGCCACCAGCCTGCTCGGCGGCCTCGCACTCGCCTTCGTCGCACTCGCCCTGCTCGCCTCGCTGCTGGTCTCCGCGCTGCGTCTTCTGCGCAAGCGCCTGCGCGGCGCCTGGCGCTATGGGCTCGCGAACCTGTCGCGACGCGCAGCATCGAGCCTGGCGCAGATCGCTGCGCTCGGCCTCGGCCTGACCGTGCTGCTGCTGCTTGGACTGGTGCGTTCCGACCTGCTCGCGCGCTGGCGGGAGGCAATCCCCGCCAATGCGCCGAACCAGTTCGTCATCAACATCCAGCAGGACCAGCTCGAGGGCGTGCGCACCCTGCTCGCTGAGCAGGGCCTGCCGAGCACGCAACTGTTTCCGATGGTGCGCGGCCGCCTGCTCGCGGTGAACGGCAGCGCGGTCAGCGGCGACGACTACGAGGCGCGCGGCGAGCGTGCGCGCCGACTGGCCGAGCGCGAATTCAATCTCAGTGCCAGCACCAGCTTCGGCGACGACAATGTCGCCACCGCCGGCCGACTGTGGAGCGCCGAGGACGCCGACCAGGCGCAATGGTCGGTCGAGGAAGGATTCGCGAAGTCGCTCGGCTGGAAGGTCGGTGACCACGTCGCGTTCGATGTCGGCGGCCAGCGCATCGAGGCGCCGATCACCAGCCTGCGCGCGGTCGACTGGGAGAGCTTCCGCCCGAACTTCTTCGTGATCGGCACGCCAGCGACGATCGCGAAACTGCCCGCCAGCTACATCACCAGCCTGCATCTGCCCGAGCACGAGCGCGGCGCCGTGAATGCACTGGTCGAAAGTTTCCCGAACCTCAGCGTGATCGACATCGGGGCGGTGCTGGCGCAAGTGAAGGGCACCACCGACCAGGTCACCGAAGTGGTCGAGCTGGTGTTCCTGTTCACGCTCGCGGCCGGCGTGCTGGTGCTGGTTGCCGCCATCCACGCCACCCAGGACGAACGCCTGCGCGAAGGCGCGGTGATGCGCGTGCTCGGCGCACGCCGCGCGCAGTTGCGATTCGCCCAGCTGTCCGAGTTCCTGGTGATCGGCTTGATCGCCGCGTTCGTCGCGGTGATCGCCGCCAACGGCATCGCCGGCAGCATCGCCACCCGCGTGTTCGATCTGCCCTGGACGCCGAACCTGCGCCTCAGCCTCGAAGTTGCCGCGACCGGCATCGCGCTGGTCGCGCTCGCCGGCTGGTTCACCACCCGCCGCACCGTCGCCGCACCGCCATCGGAGACGTTAAGGGCGTTGGGGTGATCGGGGCGATGTAGGAGCGACCCCGGTCGCGACCGGTGACGCGATGCAACCGGTGTTCGCGATGCGGTGTTATCGCGATGATCGTGCGTTGCGGCGTCGATGGTCGCGACCGGGGTCGCTCCTACGTCGCAGGGGTGATGCGACCGGGGGGTCATCCGGGTGTGCCCGGTCCACACCGTGTCCCAATACGCATAATCACCGAGGCGCTGCACCAGGCCGGCACGCACCGGATTGCCGACGATGTAGCGCGCGGCCAAGCGCACGTCGCGCCAGCTGCGCAAGGCGCGATCATGGAAGGCAGGGGCCCACATCGGTCCTTCCACGCCCACGACATGATTCGCCGCCCGTGCGCTTACGCCCTTCAATCGTGCAACGACGCCTGACAGCGGTTCTGATTCGCCCAGTTCGATCAACCAGTGCGCGTGGTCCGGCATCAACACCCAAGCCAGCAGACGCGCATCGGCCAGCGCTTCCCGAGTCAGGAAACACCGGCACACGCTGGCCGCGATCTCGAAATCGGCGAACCGGGGCTGGCGAGCCAAGGTCGTGGTGGTCACCAGATAGGTGCCGTGGATCAGCGATTCACGGCCTTCGCGCAGTGCACGGTGCCCGGCAGGCAGTTCGATGCGAAAATGGTTCATGCCGCACAGATCGCCGGTCGCCGTCACGCGATTCGTGAGGCCACGTCGGAAATCCGGATGCGAAAAATCGCAGCGCGGTGTCCACAGGGCCCGTAGGAGCGACCCCGGTCGCGACCGGTGACGCCGCGCAATCGGTGTTCGCGATGCGACGTGGTCGCGACAATCGAACGACGCGGCGTCACCGGTCGCGACCGGGGTCGCTCCTACGGGCGCTGTAGGTGGCCTACGGCACCCACCGTGCCAGATACAGGTCGGTGTCGCGTTCGCCTTCCTTGTTGGCGCGGTTGCTGGCGAACACCAGCCACCGGCCGTCGGGGGAGAACATCGGGAAGCCGTCGAAGCTCGGCGCGCTGGTGATGCGTTCGTCGCCGCCGTCGAAGCGCACGATGCGCAGGTCGAACTCGCGGGCGTTGGCGCCGACATTGGTTGCGTAGATCACGCCCTTGCCGTCCGGTGTGGGATACGGCGCGAAGCTGCCGACACCGTGGCGGGTCAACTGTTTCACGTTGCCGCCGTCGGCGTCCATCACGAACAGTTCGAGCTTGCTCGGGCGCACCAGGCCCTGCTTGAGCAGGCCTTCGTAATCGGCGAGTTCTCCACCCTCGGGGCGCGAGGCGCGCCAGATGATCTTCGAACAATCCGGCGTGAAGAACGCGCCGCCGTCGTAACCGGGCAGGCTGGTCAACTGCTTCACGTTGCCGCCATCGCGATCGGCGACATAGAGATCGAGATCGCCGTTGCGGGTGCTGGTGAACAGGATGCGGCCATCCTTGAAGCACTCGGTCGCCTCGGCGTCGTATCCGGGTCCGCTGATCAGCGGCGTGGTCTTGCCGTGGGCGTCGCGGCGCACGATGTCGAAGCTGTCGTAGATCGCCCACACGTAACCTTGCGAGTAGTCGGGCTTGGGCGGACAAGTCGGACCGGCGGCTTCGGTGGTCGCATAGATCAGCGAGTCGCCGTGCGGATAGTCGAAGTAGCCGCAGGTGGTGCGGCCCTGGCCGCTCGAGACCAGCTCAGCCTTGCCGCTGTCGAGGTCGAGCACGTATTGCGCATCGCAGTCGCCGTCGCGCGGCGTGCGCTGGAAGCTGAGCTTGCGCCCGTCCGGCGACCAGTACGCCTCGGCATTGTCGCCGCCGAAGGTGAGGCGACGCAGGTCGGCGAGGTGCGGCTCGTCGGCGCGCATCAGCTCGGGCGCGGCCTTGCCGGCGCGCGGGCGCCAGTCGCCTGCGGCCGCGGCATCGACACCGACCTCGAAGCTGGCGTGCTGCACCGGCGCGGTCGCCGCGGCCCCTGCCGGCGGATGCGCAGCCGGCGCCGCTTCACCCGGCCGCTGCGACAGCGTCGCGCGCAGTTTCACTTCCTGGCCATCACGCTTGACGACGATGTCGATGGTGTCGCCCGGCTTGTGCTCGCGCAGCACGAAGGTCATGTCGTAAAGGTTGTTGATGGTGATGCCGGCCATGCCGATGATCACGTCGCCCTTGCGCACGCCGCCCTTCTCGGCCGGACTGTTCGGGCGCACGTCGCTGAGCTTGACGCCGCCGGTGGTCGCTTCCATCGCCGAGTAGTCCGGCACCGAACCGAAGTAGGCGCCATACCCGCGGCTGTCGCCGGCCGTCGGTGCCGCCGCGCTGGTGCGCGCGTAATCGAGGCGTGCCCCGACGCGTGCGCCATCGGCGAGTGCCGCGGTGATGCGCGCAACATGGGCGCCACCTTCGAGATTGAGCAGGGGCGCATCGTCCTCGGGCGAGTGGTACTGCTCGTGCGCGCCAGTGAACAGATGCACCACCGGCACGCCGCTGGCGTAGAAACTGGAATGATCGCTGGGTCCGTAGCCGTCGCCGCCGGCGCTGATCATCACCTCGGGCGCGACCTTGTTCGCGGCCGCGACCAGCGCGTCCCAGCCGGTCGAACTGTCGGCACCGAGGATGTTGAGCTTGTGCTCGTGCATGCGCCCGACCATGTCGAGGTTGATCATGGCCGCGACGTCGCCGATCTTGCCGCTCGGCAGATGCTCGACGAACCAGGCGCTGCCGCCGAGTCCGATCTCCTCGGCCGAGAAACCGACGAAGAGCAGCGAGCGGCGATCGGGGGAGAGCTTTCCCAACTGGGACTCCTGCTCAACCAACAAACGCGCCGCACACAACATGCCGGCCACGCCCGAGGCGTTGTCGTCGGCGCCGTTGTGGATCTCGTGGCGATCGGGGGCACGGCTGCTGGGTCCGCCCATGCCGAGATGGTCAAAGTGCGCGCCGACCACGACGACCTCGTTCGCGAGTGCACCGCGACCGGGCCACACGCCGACCACGTTCTGGGTCTTGGCGATCACCGCATGCAGGTCGACGCGACCGCTGACGCGACGGTCCTTCACTGCGAACGAGTCCGACTTGTAACTGGTGTCGATCGCCGCCTGCGCCTTCGCGAGCGTGGTGCCGTTCGCGAGCAGCCAGCGATCGGCGAGGGCGCGCGTGACCTGCAGCACCGGGATGCCGGCGTCCGACAACGGCCCCATGGTCTTCAGCGGCGGCAGCTTGTCGGGTTCGTCCGCGGTCTGCGGCGGCGAGACCAGGATCAACGCGACCGCACCGGCTTCGCGCGCCTGGATCGCCTTCGCGCGCAGGTCGGAGTAACGCGTCGGCTTCTTGCCGTCGAACGGAGACTTCTCATCGTTCTCGCCCGGCTCGAAGCGCAGCGCGAGCACGGCCTTGCCTTTGACGTCGAGCCCGGCGTAATCGTCGTAGTTCAAATCCTTGGCACGAATGCCGTAACCGACGAAGACCAGCTCGCCGGAGAATTCACCCGACTTCGCGAAACCGAGCGGCGTCCAGTCGCTGCCGTAGACGGCGTCCTGCAAGCTGTTGTGTTCGCCGACGCGGATGCCGGTGTTGGCGTCGAAGGGCTGCATGCGTCCCTGTGCCGGCGCCTGCAGTCCGATTGCATCCATCCACTCGGCGATCGCGAGTGCGGCCATGTCGTTGCCCTTGCTGCCGGTGCCGCGGCCTTCCATCGCGTCGTCGGCGAGGGTGTGTGTGACTTCGCGGAAACAGGCTGCGGGATCGGCCGCCACGGTCGCGGCCACGACCGTGGTCGTGGCCAGTGCCAGCGCGATGGTGAACGACAACAAGCGGTGAAGCGGCATCGGTCCGACTCCGGCAATCGAAAGTGCCAGCCTATCAGCCACGCGCGTGGCGCCGCTGTGACGGTTGGCGTTGGTTGCGCTGGTCCAGGAAAGAGTCACCGCGCCTTGAGCGCGACCGCTGTGCGCTCGCGCCAGCGCGCAGCCTGCGCGGGCCGGCGCCAGGCCTCATACAGCAGCACCAGTTCCTGCGCGACTTTTTCCGCGCCGGCGAAGTGGCGATCCTCGCTGCCGAGCTTGCCTTGGTAGGCGGCGAGCAGCCACGACTCGGCTTCGGCGTATTGGCCGCGGTCGCGCAGCAACTTGCCCAGACCGGCGCGGCGTTCGACGCAGCCGGGGTGGTCGGCGCCGCGCAGCGCGTCGCACATCGGGATGTACTCGCGGAACGCGGCTTCGGCCCGCGCCACTGCACCGGCGCGCATCGCAGTGGCGGCCAGGTTGCCGATCGCGATCAGCGTGTCTGGGTGGCGTTCGCCGAGGGTCCGGCGACGGATCGCGAGGATCTCCTCGCATTGCACCAGCGCCTCGGCGGCGCGGCCAAGCATGCTCATCGCGCCGATGATGTTGCTGCGGATGATCAGCGTGTTCGGGTGCTCGGCGCCGTAGTACGCCACGTATCGGGGCAACACCGCCTCCGAGACCGCGAGCGACTCGTCGTAGCGCTTGGCCAGGAACAGCGTCGCACCGAAGTCGCCCCTGAGTTCCATCAGGTCGAAGTCGTCGGCATCGACGCGCCGCTCGCGTGCCGCGATCAGTGCACCGTGAATGGCGATCGCGGCGTCGTGGTCGCCGGCGGTCGAGTCGGCCAGCGCGACCTGGGTGAGCAGGGCCTCGAACGGCGCGGTGTCGTGGGCCAGCGCCTCGGCGGCACGCAGGGTGTCGCGCCCGAGACGACGCGCGGCCTCGATGTCGCCGCCCTCGCGCAGCCGCTTCACGAGACGCACGGCGCTGATCAGCGAGTCTGCGTCGGCGATGCCGAACAAGCGCCGCTGTTGCTCCAGCACCCGGTTCAACAACTCTGGCTCGATCTTGCCCCGTTCGGATTCCCCACGCGCGTTTGCGGTCTCCGAGGCCAGACGCAGCAGGGCGCGGGCGTCGGGCGGGAGGCGGGCCTGCGCGGCGGCGTATTCGGTCTCGGCGATCGCGACTGCCTTGTCGGGCTCGCCCAGGTTGACCAGCGTCTCGACCAGAGTGGCGGCGATTTCGGCGCGCACCTGCGGCGCATCGCCGAGGTCGGTGGCCAGGCGCTGGCCGGCCTGTTCCAGAACCAGGCGCATCAGCGTCCGATCCAGCCCCTGGGCGCGTCCCGGGCTGACCCCGGACAACACCGACGACAGGAACTGCGAAGCACGCGCGGCCTTGTCGCGCTCGGCGACCACCGCATCGCGTTGCGTGCGCCAGACCAGGCCGCTGGCGAGCAAGCCGAGCAGCACCGCGGCACTCACCGCGAGCGGCAGGCGGTTGCGCTCGAGGAAGCGGCCGAGGTGATACAGGCGACTGCCCTGGCGTGCACGCACCGGCAGGCGCTGCAGGTGGCGTTCGATGTCCTCGACCAGTTCCTCGACGCCGGCATAGCGCCGCGCGGGATCGGTGCGCAGGGCCTTGAGCACGATCGCATCCAGATCGCCGCGCAGGCGCCGCGCCCTGGCTGCAGGCAACGGGCGCAGGCTCGGCGGCAGCGGCTCATGACCGCGGATCGCCTCGATCAGGCCGACCGAGTCATCGCCGTTCGCGTTGCCGTCCGCATCGTAGGGCGCCGAGCGGGTGAGTAGTTCGTAGAGAATCACGCCGAGCGCATAGACATCGACGCTGACGCCGCTGTGTCCGGAGAACTGTTCGGGCGCCGCGTAACGCGGCGTCATCAAGCGACGATCGGCGCGGGTCTCGTCGCGACCGCCCTCGCCGATCACCTTGGCGATGCCGAAGTCGAGCAGCTTGGGCTCGCCGTGCGCATCGACCAGGATGTTGCCGGGCTTGAGGTCGCGATGCACCACCAGCATGCGGTGCGCCGCCTGCACCGCACGACAGACCTTGGCGAACAGCCGCAGGCGCGCGACCAGGTCAAGCTGGTGTTGCTCGCACCAGTGATCGATGCGCTCGCCCTCGACCAGTTCCATCACCAGGTAGGGCGTGCCGTCGACGAGCGTGCCGCCGTCGAGCAGACGGGCGATGTAGGGATGGTCGAGCTGCGCCAGGATGCGTTGCTCGGCGGCGAAGCGTCGCGCCCACTCGTTGGCGTCGGCGTCGCTCGCGCGTAGCAACTTGACCGCCACCGCCTGCGCGAAGTCGCCCGCGTCGCGTTGCGCGCGATAGACGCTGCCCATGCCGCCGCTGGCGATCAGGGATTCGATGCGCCAATGCCCGACCTGCAGCCCGATGCGCGCGTCGGCCTGCGGCAAGCTCGCCGCCACCCGACACAGCCCGCCAATCCGCGCGCTGCGATCGGAAGGTTCAGTGATCGGTTCGGCCATCGCGAAGCACCCCTGCGACGATGCGGCACTGTAGCGGTGCGAGCTATCCCGTGTCGCGCGATGGCGTTGCGCGATGCGCGCGGCCAGCGCAAGGCGGGCGGCCACGGGGGGCCTCCCCTACGCGGTCGCCGCGATGCGGTCGGGATCGGTGCCGCGGGTCCCGACCGATCCACACGTCCCCACGCACCGGTAGGGGCAGCCTCCCGTGGCTGCCCAAGCCACACGTCCACCGCACCACCCCCCGTAGCTGCCCAGGCACTTGTCGCCCGCTTTCGTGACAGTGAGACTCGACCCGCGCCAGCGGGCGCGCGGAGGAGCATGCGCATGAACACGACGGCACGATGGGCCGCGGCGGCCCTGGTCTGCAGCGGCGCGGCGGCGGCCACGGAGCGCGCGTATCCGCCGGCCAAGGTCGACTTCGACGCGTTCCAGCAACTGGTGGCCGAGGTCGAGCCACACCGGCGCGAACGGCTGGTCGATCTGGACACGTTCCTGAGAATGAGCCGTGAGCCGGGCGTCGTGGTCCTCGACACGCGCTCGACCTATCGCTACGACCGCATCCACCTGCAGGGCGCGCGCCACCTCGGCTTTTCCGACTTCACCCAGGATCGCCTGGGCGAAGTGATCCCCTCGCTCGACAGCACGGTGCTGATCTACTGCAACAACAACTTCGACGGCAACCAGGTGGACTTCCCGACCAAGGTCGCGCTGCCCGTGCGCACGGTGACGCCCGGCGTGCAGATGCGCGTGCAGGAAAAGCCGCTGATGCTGGCGCTCAACGTCCCGACCTACATCACGCTGTATGGCTACGGCTATCGCAACGTGTACGAACTCGACGAGCTGGTGCAGGTGACCGACCCGCGCATCCGCTTCGAGGGCAGCATCGTGCCAGCGGCGGCGTCCGCACAGACCCCGGCGCTCACGCCGAGTGACGCGACGGATGTGAAGCAGTGATTTACAGCGGTAGCTGCCATTGCGGCGCGGTGCGCTTCGAGGTTGAGGCGCCGGAGGCGGTGGAGGTCGAGCAATGCAACTGCTCGATCTGCGCCATGACCGGGTTCCTGCATCTGATCGTGCCGGCGAGCCGCTTCCGCCTGCTCGCCGGTGCCGACCAGCTCAGCGTGTACACCTTCAACACCGGCGTTGCCCGCCACACCTTCTGCAAGGTCTGCGGCATCAAGCCGTTCTACACCCCGCGCTCGAACCCCGACGGCGTCGACGTCAACGTGCGCTGCCTCGATCCACCGCCGGCGCAACTCACGGTGGTGGCCTTCGACGGGCAGAACTGGGAGCAGAACGCCGCGGCACTCGCGCACAAGAGCCGCGATTCCTGAACACCCGGTGCGCCTTCACGACCGCGCCGCCGCGGATCATCCAGGCGTCGCGATCGATGCAGCTGCGCGTCGGTCAAGGGCCCTCGGTGCCGTCGCCGAAGATCCAGTCCACGGTCGTTCGGTACACGCCGCCGATGTTCCAGTCGGCCTGGCTGTGCGCCTCGAAGGCGACGCGGCCGGAGTCGAAGCTGTGGGGACTCAGGTAGAGACTCTGCACGACATAGCCATCGAGCGCATCGCCGGTGCGGGCAATGAATTCGTAGCCCGCCGGGGTCAGCGCACACAGCACGATCGGTCCGGACACGCCCTGCGGCTGCTCAGCGGAACGCGCCCAGCTCACTTCCGCCGCGAACACCACGACCTGGCCGTGCAGGTCGAATCCGCGGAAGCTGTGGATCGTCGCCACGCCGGGCGGCCGGTTGGCATCGGTGCTGAGCACGCGGCTGAGGGTCCCGTTCTCGGCCAGGTAGAGACCCGGCTTGCCGGCGCCATCGACCCCTCGAACAGGATGCGGCCGCGATCGAGTGCCAGCATCGGATGCCCGCTGATCTGCAGGTCGGTGAAGCTGCCGGTTCCGCCCGGCACCGGGGTCGAGAGGTCCACCACCCGTGAGGTGATGCCACCGCTGTGCCGGTAGATGCCGATCGGCTCCTCTGCGCTGCTGTTCTCGTGCACAAAGGCGATCAGACCCGCTTCCAGTGCCAGGTTGTCGCCGTCGATGCGCTGAAAGTTGTGTCCGGGGTCTTCCGGCAAGGGCATCCCGCCCGCCGCGATCAGCGTGGTGCCGCCGCCCGAGTGCAGGTACAGGCCCGGCCGGTAGCTGACCTGCTCCCAGGCAACGAACGCGATGTCGTCGCCGTCGATCGCGGTCATGCCGAAACCGTTGTAGGGATGGCTGCCGCTGGGCGCGGGATCGTCGTCATCGGCGATGCGTAGCAGGCTGGCACCATCGAAGGCCAGCAGCACGTAGTCCGAAGCCTGCGTCAGCGCGGTGAACGCCACTCGTTCGGCGCCGAGCGAGATGCCCCACTGGGCACCGAGATTGCCGCCGCCACCGGGAGTGCTGGTGAACACGTCGGCGATCACTGTCAGCGGCCCGCCGTCGCCCCGGTAGATGCCGCCGTCGGTGCTGGTGTTGGGCTGCAGCTGCACGTTGGCACGGAAGGTCACTTGATCACCGTCGGCCATGGGCCGACTGAATCCGCTGAGCGTGCCCTGCGGATAGCCGGGCGGATACCCCCCCGGGTTGGGCGTGGTGTGGTTGGCGATGCGCACGATGGTCGGGCCGCCGGCGTGCGCGGCGCAACCGAGCACGAGGCCAAAGAGCACAAGTGCGATGCGCGAGATCGGCATGACGCGTTCTCCTGTCGTTGCGGACGAGGGCGAAACGTTGCTGGCGCGATGATACTCCGGCCCTCGCGACGCGCATCCCGTCGTCAACCGCCTTGGCGCCCGCGCGTTGTCCGCTGCAGGCGAAGAACGCGGGAGATGGATCATGCGACGGGTGTTATCGGTCTTGCTTTGGATCGGCGTGTCGGCAGCGGCCGCGGCGGAGCGTGCCGAGGATGGCGTGTGGTGGAATCCGGATGCGTCCGGCACCGGTTTCCAGATCGAGCGGCAGGGCGACACCTACACGCTGGCGTTCTACCTGTACGAGCCCGACGGCGGCGCGTTGTGGCTGATCGGGTCGGCGCCGTGGGATGCCTCGGTGACGGGCAGCGGCCCTATCGGGCAGTTGCAGGGCACGCTGTATCGCGGTCGCGGCGGGCAGTGCCTGGGCTGCCTGTACCAGGCGCCGACGATCAGCGTGCACGAGGCCGGCGGCTTCACGCTGGCGTTCGACTCCGCGGTCAGCGGCGTGCTGACCTGGGGCGGCACGAGCCAGCCGGTGCAGCGCGCACTGTATGCCTGGCCGGACCGACTGGACCGCTTCGCCGGCCGCTGGCTGCTGACCGAACGCGACGGCGAGTCGCCGGGCACGACGCGCGCCCTGCGCGGCACGCTCGAGGGCAGCGAGGCGTGGCTGCGCGACGCGAGCGGGGCCGAGGTCGCGCGCGTGCAGCGCGACGGACTGCGCCTGCGGCTGCGCTTCGCCGCCGCGCCCGAGGTGGCCATGCCGATCGAGGTCGCCGAGCGCGACCGTTTCGTCGCCAGCGACGGTGGCACGCGCAGCATCATCGGCGTGCGCACCGACGACATCGCGCTCGACGAAGGCGTCGCCGCACCCGCCGGCGCGTACGCGGTGCGCGTGGACGCGGCGCTTGCACGCGGCCCGATCAAGCGCCTGCTCGGCGTCAACAAGGGTCCGGTGCATGGCGGTCGCGTCGCGCCGAACTACAGCTACGACAGCAGCGTGGGTTACCGCGCCTTCGGCGTGCAGAGCGTGCGCCTGCACGACGTCGGCGTGGACCTGTGCGAGATCTACCGCGACGCCCGCATCGAAAACCTGGGGGCCCAGCCACCGACCACGCTGAGTGCCTGCGTGAACACGCCCTCGGGGCCGAGCCCGCGCGTGGCCTGGACAGTCAACGACCCGGGCGCGATCGACGATCCGGTGCAATACGACTTCGCCGCCATGGACGCCCGCGTGCGCGAGGTGATGGCGATCGGCGCGCGCGTGTACCTGCGCCTCGGCGAGAGCTTCAACGGACCGAACGACAGTCGCGACGTGGTCGCCTGGGCGCGCGTTGCCGGCAACCTGTACCGGCACCTGGTCGGCGACTTCGCGCCGGGCGCGGGGGCGGTGGTCGAGCCCGAGTTCGTCGAGGTCCACAACGAGCCCGACGGCATGTTCTGGAACGGCAGCGACGGCGACTTCCACGCGCTGTTCCAGAACAGCGTGGACCTGGTGCGCGCACACGCCGCAGGCGCCGGACGGCCGCTCGCGATCGGCGGGCCCGGTTTCACCGACAGCGTCACCCGCGGCATGGCCACGCCCGGGTCGTTCACCGCCGGCCTGATCGGCGCGGTCGGTCGTGATCGTTTCGATTTCCTCTCGGCGCACTACTACGGCGACTGCGCCGCGGCCTCGCTCGTGGAGATGCGCGACTGGCTGCGCACGCTGCGTGGGCAGATGGCGGCACAGGGACTGGCGAGCATGCCGCTGCATGTCAGCGAGTGGAACATCGGCCTCGGCCAGGCCTGCGGCAACGCGTTCTATGGCGACCGGCGCATGGCCAGCTTCGTCGCCGGCGCGCTGGCACTGCTGCACGAGGACGAGTTCGCGGTCGAGGCCGCGCATTTCTACGCCGGCACCACGGTGATGTCGCTGTTCGCCGCCAACGATGGCCAGGCGACCATCGACCTGCGCCCCGGCGCGTGGGGCTTCTGGGCCTACCGCCAGCTCGCCGATGGCGTGCGCGTGCACACCGAGTCCTGCCGCCAGGGCGTCTGCGCAACCCTCGCCGCGTCACCGGACGCACCCGCAGTGCTCGCGGCACGCGTCGGCAACACGCTGCGCCTGCTGGTCGCCAACGACAGCAGCGCCAGCCGCACGCTGCGCGTGCAGGTGCACAACTCCGACGCCGCGAGCGCGCGCGTGCACACCGCACCCTCGGCCGCGACGCTGCGTCTCGAGACCGAGCTGCACGGCCAGACGGTCGCCATCAGCGAAGCCGGCATCGCCGCGGCCCTCGCTGGCGTCGCCACCACCACTGTCCCGATCACGCGCCCCGCCACCCGCACCGCCCAGCTCGACCTCAACCTCGGCCCCTACGCGGTGATCGTGGTGGAGTTGTCCTGACGCACGCCCCGCCGCAGCGCTATCGTGTCGGCATGAACCGACGATCCCGTATTCCGAAGCCGTTGCGCCATCTGTTCTGGTGGTTGTTCGCGTTGCTGCTGGCCTGGTCCGGCATGATTCTGAGCGGGTTGCTGCCGCGCATCGATGCGAAGCAGCGGGCGGCGCTGGACTTGCTGCGCGCGCCCTACGAGCGGGCGCGTGGCGAGCACAACGCCTTCGAGTTGCTGTGGCTGTTGCCGCGCAATGTGCCGGAGACGGAACGCGACTCGGTGTTCGCGGCCGACATGGCCGCGCTCGATGCGCTGGCCGCGACCGGTGTCGAGCCGGTGCTGGCGAGCGCGCGTTATCCGCGACACGTCGAGGACAGCAGTCCGCAGCTCGGCGCCTGCGGGCGCAAGCCCGGCTGCCTGGCCGCGGTACGCGCCGACGCTGGGGGCGTGCGCGCCGCATTGGCCGAGCGCGCGCCGCTGCTCGCCGGGCTCGACCAGGTCTGGACCTACGATCACCTGCGCACCCCGCATCGACCGAGCTTCGCCGCACCACTGCCGCAGTACCAGCAGGGCGCCAACCTGCAGCTCGCGCGCGCCGCGCTGCGCCAGG comes from Lysobacterales bacterium and encodes:
- a CDS encoding FtsX-like permease family protein; amino-acid sequence: MRSTRSLLRLSWRQLLRDLASGELRVLFAALVLAVLAVTAVGFVTDRATRALALEANRLLGGDAVLRSDSAIAPALRAAAQSPGLAHSEVWTFNSMLRAGPALKLGEVRALGADYPLRGEYRLRDKHGAERSHRGAPQRGTIWLSRAGADALGVRIGDRITLGRSELQIAALVVQEPDAVLDYFNTAPKVFVSLAESDATGLVQPGARITYRLVVAGDANVVSAFVATLKPQLGRGQRIETAADARPEVRNALDRADRFLGLAALVSVVLASVAVAMAARRHTARHLDDAAVLRCLGASQREIASLHLLALLLLAVLASTLGITLAYALQSFAGDSLERTLGINVPAAGPLPALYGAAVGFTVLISFALPPVLALRRVPALRVLRRDIPLTETSAIVTTVVGLCGLVALLWWKSGSAELATSLLGGLALAFVALALLASLLVSALRLLRKRLRGAWRYGLANLSRRAASSLAQIAALGLGLTVLLLLGLVRSDLLARWREAIPANAPNQFVINIQQDQLEGVRTLLAEQGLPSTQLFPMVRGRLLAVNGSAVSGDDYEARGERARRLAEREFNLSASTSFGDDNVATAGRLWSAEDADQAQWSVEEGFAKSLGWKVGDHVAFDVGGQRIEAPITSLRAVDWESFRPNFFVIGTPATIAKLPASYITSLHLPEHERGAVNALVESFPNLSVIDIGAVLAQVKGTTDQVTEVVELVFLFTLAAGVLVLVAAIHATQDERLREGAVMRVLGARRAQLRFAQLSEFLVIGLIAAFVAVIAANGIAGSIATRVFDLPWTPNLRLSLEVAATGIALVALAGWFTTRRTVAAPPSETLRALG
- a CDS encoding M28 family peptidase → MPLHRLLSFTIALALATTTVVAATVAADPAACFREVTHTLADDAMEGRGTGSKGNDMAALAIAEWMDAIGLQAPAQGRMQPFDANTGIRVGEHNSLQDAVYGSDWTPLGFAKSGEFSGELVFVGYGIRAKDLNYDDYAGLDVKGKAVLALRFEPGENDEKSPFDGKKPTRYSDLRAKAIQAREAGAVALILVSPPQTADEPDKLPPLKTMGPLSDAGIPVLQVTRALADRWLLANGTTLAKAQAAIDTSYKSDSFAVKDRRVSGRVDLHAVIAKTQNVVGVWPGRGALANEVVVVGAHFDHLGMGGPSSRAPDRHEIHNGADDNASGVAGMLCAARLLVEQESQLGKLSPDRRSLLFVGFSAEEIGLGGSAWFVEHLPSGKIGDVAAMINLDMVGRMHEHKLNILGADSSTGWDALVAAANKVAPEVMISAGGDGYGPSDHSSFYASGVPVVHLFTGAHEQYHSPEDDAPLLNLEGGAHVARITAALADGARVGARLDYARTSAAAPTAGDSRGYGAYFGSVPDYSAMEATTGGVKLSDVRPNSPAEKGGVRKGDVIIGMAGITINNLYDMTFVLREHKPGDTIDIVVKRDGQEVKLRATLSQRPGEAAPAAHPPAGAAATAPVQHASFEVGVDAAAAGDWRPRAGKAAPELMRADEPHLADLRRLTFGGDNAEAYWSPDGRKLSFQRTPRDGDCDAQYVLDLDSGKAELVSSGQGRTTCGYFDYPHGDSLIYATTEAAGPTCPPKPDYSQGYVWAIYDSFDIVRRDAHGKTTPLISGPGYDAEATECFKDGRILFTSTRNGDLDLYVADRDGGNVKQLTSLPGYDGGAFFTPDCSKIIWRASRPEGGELADYEGLLKQGLVRPSKLELFVMDADGGNVKQLTRHGVGSFAPYPTPDGKGVIYATNVGANAREFDLRIVRFDGGDERITSAPSFDGFPMFSPDGRWLVFASNRANKEGERDTDLYLARWVP